Proteins from a single region of Fundulus heteroclitus isolate FHET01 chromosome 12, MU-UCD_Fhet_4.1, whole genome shotgun sequence:
- the sprn2 gene encoding shadow of prion protein 2, with product MNLQKTPVAMALGLLLLCTLLPSCEARRGRGGGGFGRGVGGGYSRGWGGQSYRPAPVQVQRSGPSAGKVAGAAAAGAIGGAMIGSALSRPGYGYGYGGYGGYGGYGGYGGYGGYGPGYGSPHFGGGYRPRPGYEPEGSGDMEYFTAASSGPIYNSIVVVIGFITSLLMGNWMAVM from the coding sequence ATGAACCTGCAGAAGACCCCCGTCGCCATGGCCCTCGGTCTCCTGCTCCTTTGCACGCTGCTGCCCAGCTGTGAGGCCCGCCGGGGCCGTGGAGGAGGGGGCTTCGGCCGAGGTGTAGGGGGAGGCTACAGCCGCGGCTGGGGCGGTCAGTCCTACAGACCCGCGCCTGTCCAGGTACAGAGGAGCGGCCCCAGTGCGGGGAAAGTGGCCGGAGCAGCGGCTGCAGGAGCAATAGGAGGAGCGATGATCGGGTCTGCCCTGAGCCGCCCCGGGTATGGATACGGCTATGGAGGATATGGAGGGTACGGAGGTTATGGGGGCTATGGAGGATATGGAGGATATGGACCAGGGTACGGTTCCCCTCACTTCGGAGGCGGCTACCGTCCGAGGCCCGGCTACGAGCCTGAGGGCTCTGGAGACATGGAGTACTTCACTGCAGCGTCCAGTGGGCCCATCTACAACAGCATCGTTGTCGTGATTGGCTTCATAACGTCCCTGCTGATGGGAAACTGGATGGCCGTCATGTAG
- the LOC105931304 gene encoding serine, glycine, tyrosine and glutamine-rich protein — translation MQLKSSLLGLLLLLFHFPFLLAKRGGGGGGGGGGRGRGGKKWSTSSRGGTNSNTGYKNNQGSASQAGNPNQPGQAPGGGAWYPGGYPRQQAGGYYPGVQSPYGAGGNRGYPGGYINVNPNNKILSPGYGGSFGYGGYGSRGGSPFAQSVQRMGRFPDRKSTGFGRRAAIAAGGGAVVGMALGFGLGRFPRPYFQFRNPQEEYYYNNYMYSKYGTRSTDANDYSRDYRYRTPPERYGDYMDSCMWRTDLLSTEKPEANNEPAASPWNDTTADTGGNATRTNSSGGAGSPASPTPLSPSSQGLSSTGEDDTVSIVEIGYPALIEQVKARKCLELFLVYSEKYLVRQTGGAQGLTLSLQGLLSVAFGTAVMVINSNMIMFLH, via the coding sequence ATGCAGCTTAAGTCATCTCTACTTGGCCTGTTGCTTCTTTTGTTTCACTTCCCTTTCCTGTTGGccaaaagaggaggaggaggaggaggaggaggaggtggaaggGGCCGGGGAGGGAAAAAGTGGTCTACATCCAGCCGAGGTGGCACTAACAGCAACACgggatacaaaaataatcagGGCTCCGCTTCTCAGGCTGGAAATCCGAATCAGCCTGGACAAGCACCCGGAGGGGGGGCTTGGTATCCAGGTGGTTACCCCAGGCAGCAGGCTGGAGGCTACTATCCAGGAGTGCAGTCGCCGTATGGAGCAGGAGGTAATAGAGGGTACCCGGGTGGATACATCAATGTCAACCCAAATAACAAGATTCTGAGCCCAGGCTACGGTGGTAGCTTTGGTTATGGAGGATATGGCTCACGGGGCGGCTCTCCCTTTGCCCAGTCGGTCCAGAGAATGGGTAGATTTCCCGATAGGAAGTCCACAGGGTTCGGCCGCAGAGCAGCGATTGCAGCGGGCGGCGGCGCTGTGGTGGGAATGGCTCTGGGCTTCGGGTTGGGAAGGTTCCCCCGGCCCTATTTTCAGTTCCGCAACCCCCAAGAGGAGTATTACTACAACAACTACATGTACAGCAAATATGGTACCCGCTCCACTGACGCCAATGACTACAGTAGAGACTATCGCTACCGTACGCCCCCAGAGAGATACGGCGACTACATGGACTCCTGCATGTGGAGGACCGACCTCCTGTCCACGGAGAAACCGGAGGCCAACAATGAACCAGCCGCCAGCCCCTGGAACGACACCACCGCGGACACAGGCGGCAACGCGACAAGGACCAACAGCAGCGGCGGCGCGGGAAGCCCAGCTTCCCCCACACCTTTAAGCCCGTCTTCACAGggcctcagcagcaccggagaGGACGACACCGTCAGCATCGTGGAGATTGGCTATCCGGCGCTGATCGAGCAGGTGAAGGCCAGGAAATGCTTGGAGCTTTTCTTGGTTTACTCTGAGAAATACTTAGTGAGACAAACTGGAGGCGCTCAAGGGCTGACGTTGTCCCTGCAGGGGCTTTTATCTGTCGCCTTCGGTACAGCAGTGATGGTAATTAATAGCAACATGATAATGTTCCTGCACtga
- the prnpb gene encoding prion protein b isoform X4, producing the protein MKPSVTAALCLSLLLVDIHLSLAGKTKLSINPFKKTIKTKTNLDAKTKDSILKKAKQPNPNKGNYPKQPGGDYPNQGGYPQQPAGSYPQYPNQHGGHPNPGSYPQYPNQHGGHPNPGSYPQYPNQHGGHPNPGSYPQYPNQHGGHPNPGSYPQYPGRGYPQYPNQHGGYPYRGSYPQYPSYPVGGNPAPGYSYGGGYGSYPGGYINHNPNNKILSPHYGGSFGYGGYGGGGGSPFSHSVQKMGFAPSDKSKGFGRSAVMAAAGGAMAGMALGYGLGRFPRPHFDFHSPQEEYYYNYYMYKRYGVKSTDGDDYSRDYQFSQPPETFDSYMTSCMKRTDLLPGENQRSKPRPLTTTIKTTIKTITTTAAITTTTTATSNTSNTTAGGNFSPAPNSTSNPLNKSEVRATTLRASQILHNNEANDDTVSIVEIGYPALIKQMKVKRCTELFIVYSDRHLKKKVPPSPSSGAQRLQMGWRGLLSVVVSTTMMLMNCNMLMPNN; encoded by the exons atGAAGCCGTCTGTTACAGCTGCCCTGTGCCTGTCCCTTCTCTTAGTCGACATTCATCTCTCATTGGCAGGCAAAACCAAACTGTCAATTAATCCGTTTAAGAAGACTATTAAGACAAAAACTAATCTGGATGCCAAGACTAAAGATTCAATCCTGAAAAAGGCCAAACAACCCAACCCAAATAAAGGAAATTACCCTAAGCAACCAGGAGGAGACTATCCCAACCAAGGAGGCTACCCTCAGCAGCCAGCAGGAAGTTATCCTCAGTACCCAAACCAACATGGAGGTCACCCCAACCCAGGTAGCTACCCTCAGTACCCAAACCAACATGGAGGTCACCCCAACCCAGGTAGCTACCCTCAGTACCCAAACCAACATGGAGGTCATCCCAACCCAGGTAGCTACCCTCAGTACCCAAACCAACATGGAGGTCATCCCAACCCAG GAAGCTACCCTCAGTATCCAGGGAGAGGCTATCCGCAGTATCCAAACCAACACGGGGGCTATCCGTACCGTGGAAGCTATCCTCAGTACCCAAGCTACCCTGTCGGGGGTAATCCAGCACCAGGCTACTCATATGGAGGAGGTTACGGAAGTTATCCTGGTGGTTACATCAACCATAACCCAAACAACAAAATCCTGAGCCCCCACTATGGTGGCAGCTTTGGATATGGCGGATATGGCGGTGGAGGCGGTTCCCCTTTCTCTCACTCAGTTCAGAAAATGGGATTCGCTCCGTCCGATAAATCCAAAGGGTTCGGGCGCAGTGCAGTAATGGCCGCGGCAGGAGGGGCAATGGCAGGGATGGCCCTGGGTTATGGGTTAGGAAGGTTCCCCCGTCCCCATTTTGACTTCCACAGCCCCCAGGAGGagtactactacaactactacatGTACAAGAGATATGGCGTAAAATCCACTGACGGGGATGACTACAGCAGGGACTACCAGTTCAGTCAACCACCTGAGACCTTTGACAGCTACATGACCTCCTGCATGAAGAGAACGGACCTTCTGCCAGGAGAGAACCAGAGGTCGAAACCCAGACCACTCACCACCACAATTAAAACCACAATTAAAACCATAACAACCACCGCTGCAATCACCACAACTACTACCGCTACAAGCAACACGAGTAACACCACTGCAGGAGGAAACTTCTCACCTGCCCCGAATTCGACCAGCAACCCTCTCAATAAGTCTGAGGTCCGTGCTACAACTCTGAGGGCTTCGCAGATTCTCCACAACAATGAAGCAAACGATGACACAGTCAGCATTGTGGAGATTGGCTACCCGGCGCTGATCAAACAGATGAAGGTGAAACGATGTACTGAGCTTTTTATCGTTTACTCTGACAGGCACTTGAAGAAAAAGGTGCCGCCTTCCCCTAGCAGTGGGGCACAAAGGCTACAGATGGGATGGAGAGGGCTTCTTTCTGTAGTCGTGAGCACTACTATGATGCTGATGAACTGCAACATGTTAATGCCTAACAACTAA
- the prnpb gene encoding prion protein b isoform X5 encodes MKPSVTAALCLSLLLVDIHLSLAGKTKLSINPFKKTIKTKTNLDAKTKDSILKKAKQPNPNKGNYPKQPGGDYPNQGGYPQQPAGSYPQYPNQHGGHPNPGSYPQYPNQHGGHPNPGSYPQYPNQHGGYPNPGSYPQYPGRGYPQYPNQHGGYPYRGSYPQYPSYPVGGNPAPGYSYGGGYGSYPGGYINHNPNNKILSPHYGGSFGYGGYGGGGGSPFSHSVQKMGFAPSDKSKGFGRSAVMAAAGGAMAGMALGYGLGRFPRPHFDFHSPQEEYYYNYYMYKRYGVKSTDGDDYSRDYQFSQPPETFDSYMTSCMKRTDLLPGENQRSKPRPLTTTIKTTIKTITTTAAITTTTTATSNTSNTTAGGNFSPAPNSTSNPLNKSEVRATTLRASQILHNNEANDDTVSIVEIGYPALIKQMKVKRCTELFIVYSDRHLKKKVPPSPSSGAQRLQMGWRGLLSVVVSTTMMLMNCNMLMPNN; translated from the exons atGAAGCCGTCTGTTACAGCTGCCCTGTGCCTGTCCCTTCTCTTAGTCGACATTCATCTCTCATTGGCAGGCAAAACCAAACTGTCAATTAATCCGTTTAAGAAGACTATTAAGACAAAAACTAATCTGGATGCCAAGACTAAAGATTCAATCCTGAAAAAGGCCAAACAACCCAACCCAAATAAAGGAAATTACCCTAAGCAACCAGGAGGAGACTATCCCAACCAAGGAGGCTACCCTCAGCAGCCAGCAGGAAGTTATCCTCAGTACCCAAACCAACATGGAGGTCACCCCAACCCAGGTAGCTACCCTCAGTACCCAAACCAACATGGAGGTCACCCCAACCCAGGTAGCTACCCTCAGTACCCAAACCAACATGGAG GTTATCCCAACCCAGGAAGCTACCCTCAGTATCCAGGGAGAGGCTATCCGCAGTATCCAAACCAACACGGGGGCTATCCGTACCGTGGAAGCTATCCTCAGTACCCAAGCTACCCTGTCGGGGGTAATCCAGCACCAGGCTACTCATATGGAGGAGGTTACGGAAGTTATCCTGGTGGTTACATCAACCATAACCCAAACAACAAAATCCTGAGCCCCCACTATGGTGGCAGCTTTGGATATGGCGGATATGGCGGTGGAGGCGGTTCCCCTTTCTCTCACTCAGTTCAGAAAATGGGATTCGCTCCGTCCGATAAATCCAAAGGGTTCGGGCGCAGTGCAGTAATGGCCGCGGCAGGAGGGGCAATGGCAGGGATGGCCCTGGGTTATGGGTTAGGAAGGTTCCCCCGTCCCCATTTTGACTTCCACAGCCCCCAGGAGGagtactactacaactactacatGTACAAGAGATATGGCGTAAAATCCACTGACGGGGATGACTACAGCAGGGACTACCAGTTCAGTCAACCACCTGAGACCTTTGACAGCTACATGACCTCCTGCATGAAGAGAACGGACCTTCTGCCAGGAGAGAACCAGAGGTCGAAACCCAGACCACTCACCACCACAATTAAAACCACAATTAAAACCATAACAACCACCGCTGCAATCACCACAACTACTACCGCTACAAGCAACACGAGTAACACCACTGCAGGAGGAAACTTCTCACCTGCCCCGAATTCGACCAGCAACCCTCTCAATAAGTCTGAGGTCCGTGCTACAACTCTGAGGGCTTCGCAGATTCTCCACAACAATGAAGCAAACGATGACACAGTCAGCATTGTGGAGATTGGCTACCCGGCGCTGATCAAACAGATGAAGGTGAAACGATGTACTGAGCTTTTTATCGTTTACTCTGACAGGCACTTGAAGAAAAAGGTGCCGCCTTCCCCTAGCAGTGGGGCACAAAGGCTACAGATGGGATGGAGAGGGCTTCTTTCTGTAGTCGTGAGCACTACTATGATGCTGATGAACTGCAACATGTTAATGCCTAACAACTAA
- the prnpb gene encoding prion protein b isoform X3, with amino-acid sequence MKPSVTAALCLSLLLVDIHLSLAGKTKLSINPFKKTIKTKTNLDAKTKDSILKKAKQPNPNKGNYPKQPGGDYPNQGGYPQQPAGSYPQYPNQHGGHPNPGSYPQYPNQHGGHPNPGSYPQYPNQHGGHPNPGSYPQYPNQHGGYPNPGSYPQYPGRGYPQYPNQHGGYPYRGSYPQYPSYPVGGNPAPGYSYGGGYGSYPGGYINHNPNNKILSPHYGGSFGYGGYGGGGGSPFSHSVQKMGFAPSDKSKGFGRSAVMAAAGGAMAGMALGYGLGRFPRPHFDFHSPQEEYYYNYYMYKRYGVKSTDGDDYSRDYQFSQPPETFDSYMTSCMKRTDLLPGENQRSKPRPLTTTIKTTIKTITTTAAITTTTTATSNTSNTTAGGNFSPAPNSTSNPLNKSEVRATTLRASQILHNNEANDDTVSIVEIGYPALIKQMKVKRCTELFIVYSDRHLKKKVPPSPSSGAQRLQMGWRGLLSVVVSTTMMLMNCNMLMPNN; translated from the exons atGAAGCCGTCTGTTACAGCTGCCCTGTGCCTGTCCCTTCTCTTAGTCGACATTCATCTCTCATTGGCAGGCAAAACCAAACTGTCAATTAATCCGTTTAAGAAGACTATTAAGACAAAAACTAATCTGGATGCCAAGACTAAAGATTCAATCCTGAAAAAGGCCAAACAACCCAACCCAAATAAAGGAAATTACCCTAAGCAACCAGGAGGAGACTATCCCAACCAAGGAGGCTACCCTCAGCAGCCAGCAGGAAGTTATCCTCAGTACCCAAACCAACATGGAGGTCACCCCAACCCAGGTAGCTACCCTCAGTACCCAAACCAACATGGAGGTCACCCCAACCCAGGTAGCTACCCTCAGTACCCAAACCAACATGGAGGTCATCCCAACCCAGGTAGCTACCCTCAGTACCCAAACCAACATGGAG GTTATCCCAACCCAGGAAGCTACCCTCAGTATCCAGGGAGAGGCTATCCGCAGTATCCAAACCAACACGGGGGCTATCCGTACCGTGGAAGCTATCCTCAGTACCCAAGCTACCCTGTCGGGGGTAATCCAGCACCAGGCTACTCATATGGAGGAGGTTACGGAAGTTATCCTGGTGGTTACATCAACCATAACCCAAACAACAAAATCCTGAGCCCCCACTATGGTGGCAGCTTTGGATATGGCGGATATGGCGGTGGAGGCGGTTCCCCTTTCTCTCACTCAGTTCAGAAAATGGGATTCGCTCCGTCCGATAAATCCAAAGGGTTCGGGCGCAGTGCAGTAATGGCCGCGGCAGGAGGGGCAATGGCAGGGATGGCCCTGGGTTATGGGTTAGGAAGGTTCCCCCGTCCCCATTTTGACTTCCACAGCCCCCAGGAGGagtactactacaactactacatGTACAAGAGATATGGCGTAAAATCCACTGACGGGGATGACTACAGCAGGGACTACCAGTTCAGTCAACCACCTGAGACCTTTGACAGCTACATGACCTCCTGCATGAAGAGAACGGACCTTCTGCCAGGAGAGAACCAGAGGTCGAAACCCAGACCACTCACCACCACAATTAAAACCACAATTAAAACCATAACAACCACCGCTGCAATCACCACAACTACTACCGCTACAAGCAACACGAGTAACACCACTGCAGGAGGAAACTTCTCACCTGCCCCGAATTCGACCAGCAACCCTCTCAATAAGTCTGAGGTCCGTGCTACAACTCTGAGGGCTTCGCAGATTCTCCACAACAATGAAGCAAACGATGACACAGTCAGCATTGTGGAGATTGGCTACCCGGCGCTGATCAAACAGATGAAGGTGAAACGATGTACTGAGCTTTTTATCGTTTACTCTGACAGGCACTTGAAGAAAAAGGTGCCGCCTTCCCCTAGCAGTGGGGCACAAAGGCTACAGATGGGATGGAGAGGGCTTCTTTCTGTAGTCGTGAGCACTACTATGATGCTGATGAACTGCAACATGTTAATGCCTAACAACTAA
- the prnpb gene encoding prion protein b isoform X2, translating to MKPSVTAALCLSLLLVDIHLSLAGKTKLSINPFKKTIKTKTNLDAKTKDSILKKAKQPNPNKGNYPKQPGGDYPNQGGYPQQPAGSYPQYPNQHGGHPNPGSYPQYPNQHGGHPNPGSYPQYPNQHGGHPNPGSYPQYPNQHGGYPNPGSYPQYPGRGYPQYPNQHGGYPYRGSYPQYPSYPVGGNPAPGYSYGGGYGSYPGGYINHNPNNKILSPHYGGSFGYGGYGGGGGSPFSHSVQKMGFAPSDKSKGFGRSAVMAAAGGAMAGMALGYGLGRFPRPHFDFHSPQEEYYYNYYMYKRYGVKSTDGDDYSRDYQFSQPPETFDSYMTSCMKRTDLLPGENQRSKPRPLTTTIKTTIKTITTTAAITTTTTATSNTSNTTAGGNFSPAPNSTSNPLNKSEVRATTLRASQILHNNEANDDTVSIVEIGYPALIKQMKVKRCTELFIVYSDRHLKKKVPPSPSSGAQRLQMGWRGLLSVVVSTTMMLMNCNMLMPNN from the exons atGAAGCCGTCTGTTACAGCTGCCCTGTGCCTGTCCCTTCTCTTAGTCGACATTCATCTCTCATTGGCAGGCAAAACCAAACTGTCAATTAATCCGTTTAAGAAGACTATTAAGACAAAAACTAATCTGGATGCCAAGACTAAAGATTCAATCCTGAAAAAGGCCAAACAACCCAACCCAAATAAAGGAAATTACCCTAAGCAACCAGGAGGAGACTATCCCAACCAAGGAGGCTACCCTCAGCAGCCAGCAGGAAGTTATCCTCAGTACCCAAACCAACATGGAG GTCACCCCAACCCAGGTAGCTACCCTCAGTACCCAAACCAACATGGAGGTCATCCCAACCCAGGTAGCTACCCTCAGTACCCAAACCAACATGGAGGTCATCCCAACCCAGGTAGCTACCCTCAGTACCCAAACCAACATGGAGGTTATCCCAACCCAGGAAGCTACCCTCAGTATCCAGGGAGAGGCTATCCGCAGTATCCAAACCAACACGGGGGCTATCCGTACCGTGGAAGCTATCCTCAGTACCCAAGCTACCCTGTCGGGGGTAATCCAGCACCAGGCTACTCATATGGAGGAGGTTACGGAAGTTATCCTGGTGGTTACATCAACCATAACCCAAACAACAAAATCCTGAGCCCCCACTATGGTGGCAGCTTTGGATATGGCGGATATGGCGGTGGAGGCGGTTCCCCTTTCTCTCACTCAGTTCAGAAAATGGGATTCGCTCCGTCCGATAAATCCAAAGGGTTCGGGCGCAGTGCAGTAATGGCCGCGGCAGGAGGGGCAATGGCAGGGATGGCCCTGGGTTATGGGTTAGGAAGGTTCCCCCGTCCCCATTTTGACTTCCACAGCCCCCAGGAGGagtactactacaactactacatGTACAAGAGATATGGCGTAAAATCCACTGACGGGGATGACTACAGCAGGGACTACCAGTTCAGTCAACCACCTGAGACCTTTGACAGCTACATGACCTCCTGCATGAAGAGAACGGACCTTCTGCCAGGAGAGAACCAGAGGTCGAAACCCAGACCACTCACCACCACAATTAAAACCACAATTAAAACCATAACAACCACCGCTGCAATCACCACAACTACTACCGCTACAAGCAACACGAGTAACACCACTGCAGGAGGAAACTTCTCACCTGCCCCGAATTCGACCAGCAACCCTCTCAATAAGTCTGAGGTCCGTGCTACAACTCTGAGGGCTTCGCAGATTCTCCACAACAATGAAGCAAACGATGACACAGTCAGCATTGTGGAGATTGGCTACCCGGCGCTGATCAAACAGATGAAGGTGAAACGATGTACTGAGCTTTTTATCGTTTACTCTGACAGGCACTTGAAGAAAAAGGTGCCGCCTTCCCCTAGCAGTGGGGCACAAAGGCTACAGATGGGATGGAGAGGGCTTCTTTCTGTAGTCGTGAGCACTACTATGATGCTGATGAACTGCAACATGTTAATGCCTAACAACTAA
- the prnpb gene encoding prion protein b isoform X1, giving the protein MKPSVTAALCLSLLLVDIHLSLAGKTKLSINPFKKTIKTKTNLDAKTKDSILKKAKQPNPNKGNYPKQPGGDYPNQGGYPQQPAGSYPQYPNQHGGHPNPGSYPQYPNQHGGHPNPGSYPQYPNQHGGHPNPGSYPQYPNQHGGHPNPGSYPQYPNQHGGYPNPGSYPQYPGRGYPQYPNQHGGYPYRGSYPQYPSYPVGGNPAPGYSYGGGYGSYPGGYINHNPNNKILSPHYGGSFGYGGYGGGGGSPFSHSVQKMGFAPSDKSKGFGRSAVMAAAGGAMAGMALGYGLGRFPRPHFDFHSPQEEYYYNYYMYKRYGVKSTDGDDYSRDYQFSQPPETFDSYMTSCMKRTDLLPGENQRSKPRPLTTTIKTTIKTITTTAAITTTTTATSNTSNTTAGGNFSPAPNSTSNPLNKSEVRATTLRASQILHNNEANDDTVSIVEIGYPALIKQMKVKRCTELFIVYSDRHLKKKVPPSPSSGAQRLQMGWRGLLSVVVSTTMMLMNCNMLMPNN; this is encoded by the coding sequence atGAAGCCGTCTGTTACAGCTGCCCTGTGCCTGTCCCTTCTCTTAGTCGACATTCATCTCTCATTGGCAGGCAAAACCAAACTGTCAATTAATCCGTTTAAGAAGACTATTAAGACAAAAACTAATCTGGATGCCAAGACTAAAGATTCAATCCTGAAAAAGGCCAAACAACCCAACCCAAATAAAGGAAATTACCCTAAGCAACCAGGAGGAGACTATCCCAACCAAGGAGGCTACCCTCAGCAGCCAGCAGGAAGTTATCCTCAGTACCCAAACCAACATGGAGGTCACCCCAACCCAGGTAGCTACCCTCAGTACCCAAACCAACATGGAGGTCACCCCAACCCAGGTAGCTACCCTCAGTACCCAAACCAACATGGAGGTCATCCCAACCCAGGTAGCTACCCTCAGTACCCAAACCAACATGGAGGTCATCCCAACCCAGGTAGCTACCCTCAGTACCCAAACCAACATGGAGGTTATCCCAACCCAGGAAGCTACCCTCAGTATCCAGGGAGAGGCTATCCGCAGTATCCAAACCAACACGGGGGCTATCCGTACCGTGGAAGCTATCCTCAGTACCCAAGCTACCCTGTCGGGGGTAATCCAGCACCAGGCTACTCATATGGAGGAGGTTACGGAAGTTATCCTGGTGGTTACATCAACCATAACCCAAACAACAAAATCCTGAGCCCCCACTATGGTGGCAGCTTTGGATATGGCGGATATGGCGGTGGAGGCGGTTCCCCTTTCTCTCACTCAGTTCAGAAAATGGGATTCGCTCCGTCCGATAAATCCAAAGGGTTCGGGCGCAGTGCAGTAATGGCCGCGGCAGGAGGGGCAATGGCAGGGATGGCCCTGGGTTATGGGTTAGGAAGGTTCCCCCGTCCCCATTTTGACTTCCACAGCCCCCAGGAGGagtactactacaactactacatGTACAAGAGATATGGCGTAAAATCCACTGACGGGGATGACTACAGCAGGGACTACCAGTTCAGTCAACCACCTGAGACCTTTGACAGCTACATGACCTCCTGCATGAAGAGAACGGACCTTCTGCCAGGAGAGAACCAGAGGTCGAAACCCAGACCACTCACCACCACAATTAAAACCACAATTAAAACCATAACAACCACCGCTGCAATCACCACAACTACTACCGCTACAAGCAACACGAGTAACACCACTGCAGGAGGAAACTTCTCACCTGCCCCGAATTCGACCAGCAACCCTCTCAATAAGTCTGAGGTCCGTGCTACAACTCTGAGGGCTTCGCAGATTCTCCACAACAATGAAGCAAACGATGACACAGTCAGCATTGTGGAGATTGGCTACCCGGCGCTGATCAAACAGATGAAGGTGAAACGATGTACTGAGCTTTTTATCGTTTACTCTGACAGGCACTTGAAGAAAAAGGTGCCGCCTTCCCCTAGCAGTGGGGCACAAAGGCTACAGATGGGATGGAGAGGGCTTCTTTCTGTAGTCGTGAGCACTACTATGATGCTGATGAACTGCAACATGTTAATGCCTAACAACTAA